One Mycobacterium kubicae genomic window carries:
- a CDS encoding PPE family protein, translating into MDFAALPPEINSALMYAGPGSGPMLAAAAAWEALAAELASNAAAWTTVITGLTDGPWLGASSMTMAEAVAPEIAWLSSAAGQAQDAASQATAAASAYEAAFLGTVPPAEVAANRALLMTLLATNFLGQNTAAIAATEAQYAEMWAQDAATMYSYSGASAAAAELPPFSPQGIANVLTGIGTSLNNQVNALNSALAGQGLHEIPKALSQMAGLTNAPPGLTNPQAALGLTGSAWNSNGDGIVVGGMFGDVLAALTGSSTLDSGSAINGFTRMISPVRLFVTTFRDIDGLTRNFFPAAKAAEGAAKAAEGAANAAASALPNLGSGLGGIAGALGNASKVGAVSVPASWVSTPAANPITLAVNGAAGAAAAEPAASAFGGLPMAPGAGTGRSVANFAAPRYGFKPTMVAQPPSGG; encoded by the coding sequence ATGGATTTTGCAGCATTGCCGCCGGAGATCAACTCCGCGCTGATGTATGCGGGACCAGGCTCGGGGCCGATGCTCGCTGCGGCTGCGGCCTGGGAAGCCCTAGCGGCCGAACTGGCCAGCAACGCCGCAGCCTGGACGACAGTGATCACTGGCCTGACCGACGGACCATGGCTGGGGGCGTCGTCGATGACGATGGCCGAAGCGGTCGCACCCGAGATCGCCTGGCTCAGCTCGGCAGCCGGGCAGGCTCAGGACGCGGCATCACAGGCTACGGCGGCGGCGAGTGCTTACGAGGCGGCCTTTCTGGGCACCGTGCCACCGGCGGAGGTTGCGGCCAACCGGGCGTTGTTGATGACGCTGTTGGCGACGAACTTCCTCGGCCAGAACACCGCGGCAATCGCGGCGACGGAGGCGCAGTATGCCGAGATGTGGGCACAGGACGCCGCTACGATGTACAGTTACTCAGGTGCATCGGCGGCCGCGGCGGAGTTGCCTCCGTTCAGCCCGCAGGGCATAGCCAACGTGCTCACTGGCATCGGCACCTCTTTGAACAACCAAGTGAACGCGCTCAATTCGGCACTTGCGGGGCAGGGACTGCACGAGATACCGAAAGCGCTGAGTCAGATGGCCGGGCTGACGAATGCGCCGCCGGGGCTCACGAACCCTCAGGCAGCGCTCGGTCTGACCGGAAGCGCCTGGAACTCCAACGGCGATGGAATTGTCGTGGGTGGAATGTTCGGCGACGTGCTGGCGGCCTTGACCGGATCCAGTACTTTGGATAGCGGTTCTGCTATCAACGGCTTCACCAGAATGATCTCGCCCGTACGGCTCTTTGTCACAACCTTCAGGGACATCGATGGCCTGACCCGTAACTTCTTCCCGGCCGCCAAGGCCGCCGAGGGTGCCGCCAAGGCCGCCGAGGGCGCCGCGAACGCCGCCGCCAGCGCGTTGCCGAATCTGGGGAGTGGGTTGGGCGGTATTGCGGGAGCCTTGGGCAACGCGTCCAAGGTTGGGGCAGTGTCGGTTCCGGCCAGCTGGGTGAGCACCCCGGCGGCCAACCCCATCACCCTCGCGGTCAACGGCGCCGCCGGCGCCGCCGCAGCAGAACCCGCGGCGAGCGCGTTCGGGGGGTTGCCGATGGCGCCCGGTGCCGGCACCGGCCGCAGCGTGGCGAACTTCGCCGCTCCGCGGTACGGATTCAAGCCCACCATGGTCGCGCAGCCCCCGTCCGGGGGCTGA
- a CDS encoding PE family protein, translating into MSLVFAEPDALLGASAELQSINAAMHGGNAAAAGPTTSVVPAASDFVSFLTAAQFAAHAKLYQEISAKAAAARERMATTLGLNASWYAASEAVNNSALA; encoded by the coding sequence GTGTCTCTAGTTTTCGCAGAACCCGACGCCTTGTTGGGGGCGTCCGCAGAGTTGCAGTCCATCAACGCGGCCATGCACGGGGGAAACGCGGCCGCCGCCGGCCCGACGACCTCGGTGGTGCCGGCCGCTTCTGACTTCGTGTCGTTTCTGACCGCCGCGCAGTTCGCCGCCCACGCGAAGCTCTATCAGGAGATCAGCGCCAAGGCCGCCGCAGCGCGCGAGCGAATGGCCACCACGCTGGGTCTCAACGCCAGTTGGTATGCGGCCTCTGAGGCCGTGAACAACAGCGCACTCGCCTAG
- a CDS encoding SIMPL domain-containing protein, whose amino-acid sequence MPIASSAPGFVPRPAILAIAGVSIALLSACDSHSAASPGPNPRQVTVFGSGQVQGVPDTLTADVGIESTAGDATSAMNQTNDRQQAVINALVGAGLERKDIRTTQVTLQPQYNTPGPTGAATITGYRANNAIEVKIHPTDAASRLLGLIVSTGGDATRIASVHYSIVDDSQLVKDARARAFEDAKNRAQQYAQLSGLGLGKVLSISEAAGATPATGPPEQAPRASAVPLEPGQQTVSFSVTAVWELK is encoded by the coding sequence ATGCCGATTGCAAGCAGCGCACCCGGTTTCGTCCCCAGGCCGGCCATCCTCGCCATAGCCGGCGTCAGCATCGCATTGCTGTCTGCATGCGACTCACATTCCGCAGCCTCGCCGGGGCCGAATCCGCGCCAGGTGACCGTCTTCGGCTCTGGACAGGTCCAGGGTGTCCCGGACACTTTGACCGCCGACGTCGGCATCGAGTCCACAGCGGGCGATGCCACCAGCGCGATGAACCAAACCAACGACCGTCAACAAGCGGTGATCAACGCGCTGGTTGGTGCCGGCCTGGAGCGCAAAGACATCCGCACCACACAGGTCACGCTCCAGCCGCAGTACAACACCCCGGGGCCCACCGGTGCCGCCACCATCACCGGCTACCGCGCCAACAACGCCATCGAGGTGAAGATCCACCCCACTGACGCCGCGTCCCGGCTGCTGGGCCTGATCGTCAGCACCGGCGGCGACGCCACCCGGATCGCCTCGGTGCATTACTCCATCGTCGATGACTCACAACTGGTCAAGGACGCGCGCGCCCGCGCGTTCGAGGACGCCAAGAACCGGGCTCAGCAATACGCTCAGCTGTCCGGGCTCGGCCTGGGCAAGGTGCTCAGTATTTCTGAGGCGGCCGGCGCCACTCCCGCGACGGGCCCGCCGGAGCAGGCGCCGCGCGCCTCGGCGGTGCCGCTGGAGCCCGGCCAGCAGACGGTGAGCTTCTCGGTCACCGCGGTATGGGAGCTCAAGTAG